Proteins encoded together in one Streptomyces umbrinus window:
- a CDS encoding AI-2E family transporter, which yields MSSTKARAALRTSARFSAELLLIFAMLAVSLWLLGRMWSVVWPLVVGLLLTTLTWPLARFLRRHGWKPALAASAVTVLSLLVAGGVVALIAVPVASQSGELTDGVVEGIQKLRDWASGPPLNIGDDDITKAMDSAVARAQDGLGSMVTTVITGVSTIVNGVVTAVLALFLMFFFLKDGPRFLPWLARQLPGRLATDIPTVAARGWATLGSFVRSQAAVGLLDAVLIGLGLWVVGVPLVLPLAVLTFVSAFVPIIGALFAGFVAVLIALVFNGLTDALIVLAIIIAVQQLEGNVFQPMIQSRGLGLHAAVILLAVTLGGSLAGIVGSLLAVPIAALIAVVWNYVREQLSEPSQEPEPVPEG from the coding sequence ATGAGTTCCACGAAGGCCCGTGCCGCGCTGCGCACATCGGCACGTTTTTCTGCGGAGTTGCTGCTGATATTCGCGATGCTCGCGGTGTCTCTATGGCTTCTGGGCCGGATGTGGTCGGTGGTGTGGCCGCTCGTCGTCGGCCTGCTGCTGACCACACTGACCTGGCCCCTGGCTCGTTTTCTGCGTCGTCACGGGTGGAAGCCCGCTCTCGCCGCGTCGGCGGTGACCGTGCTGTCCCTCCTCGTCGCAGGCGGTGTCGTGGCGCTGATCGCCGTACCGGTGGCGTCCCAGTCCGGTGAGCTGACCGACGGCGTGGTCGAGGGCATCCAGAAGCTGCGTGACTGGGCCTCCGGGCCGCCTTTGAACATCGGCGACGACGACATCACCAAGGCCATGGACAGCGCGGTCGCCCGCGCTCAGGACGGCCTCGGCAGCATGGTCACCACCGTGATCACGGGAGTGAGCACCATCGTCAACGGCGTGGTCACCGCCGTGCTGGCGCTCTTCCTGATGTTCTTCTTCCTCAAGGACGGCCCGCGCTTCCTGCCGTGGCTCGCCCGTCAACTGCCCGGCCGGCTCGCCACCGACATCCCCACCGTGGCCGCTCGTGGCTGGGCGACCCTGGGCTCCTTCGTACGTTCCCAGGCGGCCGTCGGCCTGCTCGACGCCGTTCTGATCGGCCTGGGCCTGTGGGTTGTGGGGGTGCCGCTGGTGCTCCCGTTGGCGGTGCTGACGTTCGTCTCCGCGTTCGTGCCGATCATCGGCGCCCTGTTCGCCGGTTTCGTCGCCGTCCTCATCGCGTTGGTCTTCAACGGTCTGACGGACGCGTTGATCGTGCTGGCCATCATCATCGCGGTGCAGCAGCTCGAGGGGAACGTGTTCCAGCCGATGATCCAGAGTCGTGGGCTCGGCCTCCATGCGGCCGTGATCCTGCTGGCGGTGACATTGGGCGGCAGTCTGGCCGGCATCGTGGGCAGTCTGCTCGCCGTACCGATCGCCGCGCTGATCGCGGTGGTGTGGAACTACGTGCGCGAGCAGCTCAGCGAGCCGTCGCAGGAGCCAGAGCCAGTGCCCGAAGGGTGA